A single Lactuca sativa cultivar Salinas chromosome 8, Lsat_Salinas_v11, whole genome shotgun sequence DNA region contains:
- the LOC111882284 gene encoding uncharacterized protein LOC111882284 isoform X1 — protein sequence MEPEYGLGDGEGNRKTVFVDTSLDTHLATIVSDSDTVSDLKGKIMLEHRECFPAIGDIKIHCLKVKRRGNYYHLSDSMLVKSAFGNSQKNWFLSVDASHLEQCDGIQHKPGDQLALPWVKDSRSIDTHDSQTQAEGPSKLSLIHGSSSKHPKIFVPFVNQKLPTSDGSCKKASKNIEEDRSSNLEPSLEQQLDPKVTEKLYAVVDKEIKSKKRIREVHNEDASVMKRRKTQRTEGDAKALEENRVLTNDADKVKNMGTSINDENSIEDKSKSKDAALDGVVNKAMNEHTRTTLVSQKKPKRTKKGKISAHDQVAIVAPLSVEDVGEATHLQKNTEASEVIPDVPMVMENNIQQDMPFQSKSKDADLDGVVNKAMNDEHTRTRSVSQKKPKRGKKGKTSAHDKAAIVVPLSVEAVEEETHQKNTEASEVIHDVAMAVEKNIQQETSQKEKCNELVEEADIGNEIPSSSMKGATAEDELLVKHADDLVVDISSTVPTQVFDEKTIDEQNNDKTNIISEVSEKTSMDDSLKVDDLIVKEVKIAEAKSRKEIKERHKKKNVGKSSKKDKVIERKETSIIDDDLHVDKDAEISKTSQLNAEISEKQNENMDDDAQTIKRKRKKRNTKSGADVSQTDDDKLKSKAAQIEKSEIPQETSKNVTLSQASKGNDVNSDVGKGSHEIDFMDYFSPDKTTPLDNVENRKDTKLSVKEKKPKRKSKEQQNGNANKVLIPEASTDGGVVKDRNAPTVTKVKTQQKDDSAIQSLSRNENNKALSSKKIPEASTNGGVAKDQNAPHVTRAKTQKTTTKIDALKINKPQPQPFSESDSSSESESFGRSLKSQKKITKQQPTTQVKNLKKNVPGVKRLLSTPGTIFGDNSDDSSADDNAIINSDSSTRTPSRNPSSPGESDSSIDSRRYEVKRKEGGGNNNMNSQSRLKNISMAELLKSSSRYKKARVTAASQSQVNDTESEPVDFVPESQPVAKR from the exons ATGGAGCCGGAGTATGGCCTCGGTGACGGAGAAGGGAATCGGAAAACGGTTTTCGTCGACACCAGCCTCGACACTCATCTAGCTACTATCGTGTCCGATTCCGACACTGTTTCCGATCTTAAAG GGAAAATTATGTTAGAACATCGTGAATGCTTTCCTGCCATTGGAGATATTAAAATCCATTGTTTGAAG GTAAAACGTAGAGGAAACTATTATCACTTATCAGACTCTATGCTTGTTAAGAGTGCATTTGGGAATAGTCAAAAGAACTGGTTTCTCTCAGTAGATGCTTCTCACTTAGAGCAATGTGATGGGATTCAACATAAGCCAGGGGATCAACTAGCCTTGCCTTGGGTAAAAGATAGTCGTTCCATTGATACACATGATAGTCAAACTCAAGCAGAAGGACCTTCAAAGCTGTCTCTCATCCATGGATCATCATCAAAGCATCCCAAGATTTTTGTACCCTTTGTGAATCAGAAACTCCCTACTTCTGATGGTTCCTGTAAAAAAGCTTCAAAGAACATTGAGGAAGATAGGTCATCTAATCTTGAACCAAGTTTAGAGCAGCAGTTGGATCCTAAAGTAACAGAGAAGTTGTATGCTGTTGTTGATAAGGAGATAAAATCCAAGAAAAGGATACGGGAAGTGCATAATGAAGATGCTTCTGTGATGAAAAGACGTAAGACTCAGAGGACAGAAGGGGATGCAAAAGCTCTAGAAGAGAATAGAGTTTTAACAAATGATGCTGACAAGGTAAAGAACATGGGAACAAGCATAAACGATGAGAACTCCATTGAAGACAAATCAAAAAGTAAAGATGCTGCTTTGGATGGTGTTGTAAACAAAGCTATGAATGAACATACAAGAACCACATTGGTGAGTCAGAAGAAGCCAAAAAGAACTAAAAAAGGTAAAATCTCTGCTCATGATCAAGTAGCCATTGTTGCCCCTTTGAGTGTAGAAGATGTTGGAGAGGCGACacatcttcaaaagaacacaGAAGCAAGTGAAGTTATTCCTGATGTTCCAATGGTTATGGAAAATAATATTCAACAAGATATGCCTTTTCAATCAAAAAGTAAAGATGCAGATTTAGATGGTGTTGTAAACAAAGCTATGAATGATGAACATACAAGAACCAGATCTGTGAGTCAGAAGAAGCCAAAAAGAGGTAAAAAAGGTAAAACCTCTGCTCATGATAAAGCGGCCATTGTTGTCCCTTTGAGTGTAGAAGCTGTTGAAGAGGAGACACATCAGAAAAACACAGAAGCAAGTGAAGTTATTCATGATGTTGCAATGGCTGTGGAAAAGAATATTCAGCAAGAGACTTCTCAGAAGGAGAAATGCAATGAACTTGTTGAAGAGGCTGATATTGGGAATGAAATACCTTCATCATCAATGA AAGGAGCAACTGCTGAAGATGAATTGCTAGTGAAGCATGCTGATGATCTTGTGGTTGACATTTCTTCAACTGTTCCTACTCAAGTCTTTGATGAGAAAACCATTGATGAACAAAACAATGATAAGACTAACATAATTAGTGAAGTTTCAGAGAAAACATCAATGGATGATTCTCTTAAAGTTGATGATCTgattgtgaaagaggtgaagattGCAGAAGCAAAATCAAGAAAGGAAATCAAAGAAAGACACAAGAAAAAAAACGTTGGAAAATCTTCAAAAAAGGATAAAGTTATTGAAAGGAAAGAAACATCAATAATAGATGATGATTTGCATGTTGATAAAGATGCTGAAATTTCAAAAACTAGTCAACTGAATGCAGAGATTTCAGAAAAGCAGAATGAGAACATGGATGATGATGCACAGACTatcaaaagaaaaaggaaaaagagAAACACGAAATCAGGTGCTGATGTATCTCAAACAGATGATGACAAACTTAAATCAAAAGCTGCACAAATTGAGAAAAGTGAAATTCCTCAAGAGACCTCGAAGAATGTGACTCTATCTCAAGCTTCCAAGGGCAATGATGTAAATTCTGATGTTGGTAAAGGATCTCATGAAATCGACTTCATGGACTACTTTTCACCTGATAAAACTACTCCTCTTGACAATGTTGAAAATAGGAAAGACACTAAATTGTCTGTGAAGGAGAAGAAACCAAAAAGGAAATCAAAAGAACAACAAAATGGTAATGCGAACAAAGTCTTGATTCCAGAAGCTTCTACAGATGGAGGTGTGGTAAAAGACCGAAATGCCCCTACTGTTACTAAAgtaaaaacccaacaaaaagacgATAGTGCGATTCAATCTCTTTCAAGAAATGAAAACAACAAAGCCTTGTCCTCGAAGAAGATTCCAGAAGCTTCTACAAATGGAGGTGTGGCAAAAGACCAAAATGCCCCTCATGTTACTAGAGCAAAAACCCAAAAAACAACAACAAAGATTGATGCTTTGAAGATTAACAAACCACAACCACAACCATTTAGTGAATCGGACTCGAGCTCAGAATCAGAATCATTTGGCAGGTCTTTGAAAAGTCAAAAAAAGATTACAAAACAGCAACCAACTACTCAAGTTAAAAACCTGAAGAAAAATGTGCCAGGTGTCAAGAGATTATTGAGTACACCTGGAACAATATTTGGGGATAACAGTGATGATAGTTCTGCTGATGATAATGCAATCATAAATTCAGATTCCAGCACACGAACTCCATCAAGAAATCCATCATCACCAGGAGAAAGTGATTCCAGCATAGACTCCAGAAGATATG aagtgaaaagaaaggaaggtgGTGGAAACAACAATATGAACTCACA GAGCAGGTTGAAGAACATATCAATGGCTGagcttttgaaaagttcaagtagATACAAGAAAGCCAGAGTCACTGCTGCATCACAGTCGCAGGTCAATGATACAGAAAGCGAGCCTGTTGACTTTGTTCCAGAAAGTCAACCCGTGGCTAAGAGATAA